The following are encoded together in the Weissella soli genome:
- a CDS encoding cytochrome ubiquinol oxidase subunit I: MNLFSEGLSILNLARFQFAMTTIFHFFFVPLSIGLGLIVAIMETFYVVKKDELYKRMTMFWGKIFLLSFAVGVVTGIIQEFQFGMNWSRYSRYVGDIFGPALAIEALVAFFMESTFLGLWIFGWDRFSKKLHLAFIWITSIGSAFSSLWILAANSFMQNPVGFKVDHKFNRFVLVDLPALLKNHQLWIEFPHVFFSTFIAGSFVVMGMSAFALLRKYKDVEFFKASIRIAAVVGLFGTLGLGFTGDQHAYAVQFDQPMKFAAMEGIEKKIGGKNEQEPWSIVSYTNPKTHKVEWSLDIPYVLSILAHHDIKGENDGTSEINKELHAKYDKKFGKNMNYFVPANTLFYAFRVMAVSAGVFGLMAVVALWFTRKKSKLDLMNPKLRIVLWVYGVATFLPFAAITAGWLITELGRYPWVVYGVLTIADAVSPNVSTTSLLISNILYFATFATLGGIMIFLSRRVLLAFPKSEESTEEKALVDPFSAEAFDQSKKEDK, translated from the coding sequence ATGAATTTGTTTTCAGAAGGTCTTTCGATACTAAACTTAGCACGTTTTCAATTTGCAATGACAACAATTTTCCACTTTTTCTTTGTGCCTTTGTCAATTGGGCTAGGGTTAATTGTTGCCATCATGGAAACATTCTATGTGGTAAAGAAGGACGAATTATATAAACGTATGACCATGTTTTGGGGCAAGATTTTCTTGCTTAGCTTCGCGGTCGGGGTTGTTACTGGTATTATTCAAGAATTCCAATTTGGAATGAATTGGTCCCGTTACTCTCGTTATGTCGGTGACATTTTTGGGCCTGCCTTAGCGATTGAAGCTTTAGTTGCGTTCTTTATGGAATCAACATTCCTGGGCTTGTGGATATTTGGTTGGGATCGTTTTTCAAAGAAGCTGCACTTAGCTTTTATTTGGATCACTTCAATTGGGTCAGCCTTTTCATCACTTTGGATTTTGGCCGCCAATTCATTTATGCAAAATCCGGTCGGGTTCAAGGTGGATCACAAATTTAACCGGTTTGTATTGGTTGATCTCCCAGCATTGTTGAAAAATCATCAACTGTGGATCGAATTTCCACACGTCTTCTTTAGTACTTTCATTGCGGGGAGTTTCGTCGTCATGGGAATGTCGGCGTTTGCTTTGCTCCGTAAGTACAAGGATGTTGAGTTCTTTAAAGCGTCAATTCGGATTGCCGCGGTTGTTGGGTTATTCGGAACACTAGGTCTTGGTTTCACCGGAGACCAACATGCCTACGCTGTGCAATTTGACCAACCCATGAAGTTTGCGGCCATGGAAGGTATCGAAAAGAAAATCGGTGGTAAGAACGAACAAGAGCCATGGTCGATTGTGTCATATACAAACCCAAAGACGCACAAAGTTGAGTGGTCTTTGGATATCCCATATGTTCTTTCTATTTTGGCGCACCATGATATCAAGGGTGAAAACGACGGTACTTCAGAAATTAACAAAGAATTGCATGCTAAGTATGACAAGAAGTTTGGTAAGAATATGAATTATTTCGTACCAGCAAATACTTTATTCTATGCATTCCGAGTGATGGCGGTGTCAGCTGGGGTCTTTGGGCTGATGGCAGTGGTTGCGCTTTGGTTTACACGTAAGAAGAGCAAGCTAGATTTGATGAATCCTAAACTACGCATTGTATTGTGGGTATACGGCGTTGCTACCTTCCTACCATTTGCAGCGATTACCGCTGGTTGGTTGATTACGGAGTTGGGTCGTTATCCATGGGTTGTTTATGGCGTATTAACAATTGCAGATGCAGTGTCACCAAATGTATCAACTACGTCATTGTTGATTTCAAATATCCTTTACTTTGCTACTTTTGCTACGCTGGGTGGCATTATGATTTTCCTTTCTCGGCGAGTCCTCCTGGCTTTCCCAAAGAGCGAAGAATCAACTGAGGAAAAGGCGTTGGTTGATCCATTTTCAGCCGAAGCATTCGATCAATCAAAGAAGGAGGATAAATAA
- a CDS encoding helix-turn-helix domain-containing protein: MIIRGSVIKSRREELSISQQDLSRGICHQSLVSRLETSNHITSMTILQHLCQRLAIKLDDVVHWSEEDNQSLCHVRTLLEEHRYKEARKIISVPEFKAKLPSYTIAEFHLLYGQIESGLKHTNLAVNHLNHARAYASPEQRQLTLEIESELAAVWIAENDLENAREVIANAIMLINAMNRSKTHAHPKSCVSVYLRAAELAMIDNEHKQALEFLHDARVYVPKMILNSDIVKINFLEGRIRLALHNLHESCHSFIKAYSDAETIGDAKLMDDIVPYLRHHNVDQLF; this comes from the coding sequence ATGATTATTCGAGGAAGTGTTATTAAGAGTCGGCGTGAGGAATTAAGTATCTCACAACAAGATTTATCAAGAGGAATTTGTCATCAGTCATTAGTATCAAGATTGGAAACTTCAAATCACATTACTAGCATGACGATACTACAACATCTCTGCCAACGTTTAGCCATCAAACTAGATGATGTGGTGCATTGGAGTGAGGAGGATAATCAATCCTTATGTCATGTACGTACGTTATTAGAAGAACATCGTTACAAAGAAGCTCGAAAAATTATCAGCGTACCTGAGTTTAAGGCCAAGTTACCTAGCTATACAATCGCTGAATTCCACTTATTATATGGCCAAATTGAATCTGGGCTGAAACATACCAATTTGGCAGTCAACCATTTGAATCATGCGCGGGCATATGCGTCGCCTGAACAGCGACAGTTAACTTTGGAAATTGAGAGTGAACTAGCGGCTGTTTGGATTGCCGAAAATGATTTGGAGAACGCCCGCGAGGTGATTGCCAATGCGATCATGTTAATCAATGCAATGAATCGATCTAAGACGCACGCACATCCAAAATCATGTGTTAGCGTGTATTTACGCGCAGCTGAATTAGCAATGATTGATAATGAACATAAACAAGCGTTAGAATTTTTGCATGATGCGCGCGTATACGTACCGAAAATGATTTTAAATAGTGATATAGTCAAAATAAATTTTTTGGAGGGACGGATTCGCCTAGCGTTGCATAATCTGCATGAATCATGTCACTCATTTATCAAGGCATATAGCGATGCTGAGACCATTGGCGATGCGAAACTAATGGATGATATTGTCCCATATTTGCGCCATCATAATGTCGATCAGTTATTTTAA